DNA from Macadamia integrifolia cultivar HAES 741 unplaced genomic scaffold, SCU_Mint_v3 scaffold2999, whole genome shotgun sequence:
AATCCAATGAGGTTGTTTACTTTCTCCTACAGAAAACACATCATCATATCAATTTGCAGGACGATAGAGGATACACACCTTTTCTTCTAGCATCTAAAAGCCAAAATCAAAGTATTTTGGAAAGTCTAAGAAATCACCCTAAAATTCATGGGATTGGGAGCGGCATATTTGAACGCCAAGTGGAGGCTTTTCTTGTTGCTAATGAGGTAAGCATTCTACACACCCAAAAGTATTTTAAATGTGAGTAAGTTGAAAATTCTTTTCTATCTCTGTATTGAATATTGCATTATATAACTTCTTTGAATCAATCTCTTCAAATTTTCTCTGTGAAATAGGATGAAACAGCAACATCCCTGGAAATCAAAGTCCCACAGAATTCCAAGAAAGCAAAGCAAAAGGTTGGAGCATCTCAAATATGGCAATTACAATCCAAAGGAAATGAGGCCGGAGAAGCAAGAAAGGATGACATATCTCGTCGCCTAAAGGACAAAGCGAGTATCCATTTGTTGGTGGCAACACTTATAGCCACAGTAAGCTTTGCAGCTGGTATCAACATGCCTGGTGGGTACAAAGGTGATGGTCCATATCAAGGAATGGCTAACTTAACAAAGAAACCAGTTTTCCAAGTATTCGTGGTCTCAAACTCTCTAGCTTTCTGTTTCTCAGCTGCCTCCATTGCAATCCACTTCATGATTATTATTGAGCGTCGTGTTATAAACAGGGCAGTTTTACTTTTGTGTGCTCTGTTTCTAACTTTCGTCGGCCTTGTAGGAATGGTAACAGCATTCATTTCAGGCATGATTGCAGTGTTAGCTGCCTCCGTTGCTGTCTGGGTAACCTTTTCTATAATTGGTTGCTGCTTTTTCTTGGTTTTATATGTGATCATAGGACCACCTTTCAGAAACAGAAGAGTGTCTGTGGATGTCAACAAACTTCAGCGAGCAGGAGATGGGCAAGAGAAAGATCCATCTGTATCAGAAAACATCAATGAACTTCATGACAAGGAAGATGAAAGCCAGTTTCTATACAAACTTACTCATGTTTTGCTTCGAGGGTCAAAATGACGAGGGTATATGAGCATGAATAAACTGGGGATTgttttacttctcaattttgtGCTCTTCCTTTCTTATGTATCTAAATATCAAGCTATTTATCCATATCCAATGAAATATATATGTAGCAGGATATGGTAGTGATACTTTCAATAAAATATATACCTTATTGGGATACTGAGTCTACTTCCTTCCTACCTTTTATATGATATGATTTGTAAACTATGCAAATCTTAAAAATTTTACTATTTGCTAATGGTACCAAGTTTAATGCATTGAACAGAAAACAGTTTCAGTCTTGGGTAACTTGTTGAGTACAACAGATGACTACATCCAGTTTAATGCAAAAGAAtacttgggaaaaaaaaaacccagtgAGAATAGGATTACATAAAAGAAAGATACAAATATGTTATACAACAGATATCAATATCCTGCTTATGTAAGACTGAAGAACAAATCCTGCTCTCAATCCCTCGTTCAAAGGTCCAGGACTTTCATTGATCCACTTCAACAACGGTTAACCTCATGTTTTCCCCCAATGTTTTGCACAGTTAGATTCAAAGCCATTACTCAGAGAATGTAAGTGCTAATAATAAACATAAAGCATTCACTAATGTGGCTGACTTACACCTTCATGAATGTAACAACTGAGTCATCATAAGAGCTCAGAGCAGCAATGACTGATCCTGTTGTTGTAAATGCTGACAGTACATCTGGATACTCTTTCCAGGAAGTCTTGATTTTAAGAGAAGGGTACAACCAATGCTTTATGGAATCCAAAAACAAGTTGGGACAGAGTCAAAAAGACTTCTAttatgtttgtctcgaattcttgacccgttttgaagattgatccgctCCAACAAAATTTGGTGAGggaccctttatttatttatttatttattattattattttttttaaggatcgACCTGACTTGGAAGATTATATATatgtactatcatcttgttgagcaagcaTTGTGAGATTTGGGTTTTCGATTTTAAGGTTTCTGGTTGAGAGTTTCTTGCCACaagtttgggtgttcttgagagatctccattgtatttttttcttattatctttttcttcgcctgaggacatagcacaccacatcggtgtgtgcaCCTTGTTCAATCTCTGGTCTTGTGCGAATCtgttttttttcatcattttctttggtGCTTGTTCTAACAGCTTCTCAAAATCCACCTTAAAACCTTGTGGGATTCTCTCTCTGACCTCCATGTTGGCAGCAAGGAACAATCCAAGCAGAACCACAAATCCAACAACTGCAGATCCTCTTGATAGAGGCATGAAGTTGTACCTGCAaggttgtttgattttttcattcACATAAACATCTACCAATTAATGTCTAGAACACAAGCaatctgtgttttttttttttatcttatcaGTAAAAAATCATCCTCAGGATTGCATCCTGTAAATTCTCGAGCATATTAAAATCAGTGGTTCCACAATTAGCACTGCAGATGGCCTGCAGACACAGAGGTCAAAGCAATATAATGGTGTCTTTGAGATACCACATGGAGTAATTCCTAAACTGCTACTTGATAGGGAAAGTTTGCCTCTACAATCTGTTAAAGTAGTTGTCATCAATATAGGATCTAAGCTACTAAAAGGGATCTAATGCCTGGTTGTGGATTAGTATGTACAGATCACTGGCCATCAAGGTAAATTAAAATGGGTGCCTATAAGGGGGGTATATGTGCTAATTTAGCCAACATGGAGGTTACTATTTGCTCAATGGTTAACCCATTGTTCTGCACAGTTAGATTCAAAACCATTACTCAGAGAATGCAAGTGTTCAATGGTTAACCTCAAATGTAAGGACTTTTGCCTTTCATCATGATCAAAGACAAGAGCTTTAACATTTGTACTTCCTTTAGctctattctttttttcatcaaaGCATTTGGTTGTTTACCTCTACTTCCTTGGTTGATATGGTCTATTCAATTGGCTTTGTTTGGGAATACAATGCTTGCTGATTTTGGGTAAGATTGAATCATTGATGCTTCAAACACGAAAGCGAAGTACTTAGTGGGGAGCCAAAATGGGAAAGCTGCTGTTCACAGTATAGAGAGGGTGTCCTCAACAGGGACAAGACTAGGAGGCAAGGGAGACTTCGCCAATAAATTGAGAAGGAATATAATCAGTAAGGCTTAGTTTGGTTATCaggaaatgaatagaaaagcaaagaaaagaaaaagtctgtaaaattttgaatttgaggagaaaGACACACATAAGCcatgatggaaaaaaaataaaatttcatcatCAAAGCTCCACAAGTCAAGAAACAGATAAGATTTGTGTATGGACCCTTATATGGAAAACAAACCTCGTGCTGGTGGGGGGCCCTTATATGGAGACTTTAAGATCTCCGTAGTATTGTCGAAGCTCCACAAAGTCAAAAAAACAGTGATCGTGTGACAAACACAAATGGAGAGAAGAAGTGTTTCAAGAAGCAACATAACTTCCAGGAAATGGTAGATGTGGAAATAGTAGGGTTGTGCTAATCACTGCATTAAATTGGTGGGGAACAACGGGGTATGGGGGTGGATAAGAAAGTTTAAATGCAGCATTGCGAAGATGAAGTGGTCTCCTCGACGTGTGAGGCGGTGTGCTTCTAAGAGGAAAGAGAGGTTAGAAAACAGAAATTGCAGGGGAAACTCGCAAGCCAACTAAGCTATAATATCACTATCAATGCCCAAAGACTTCCAATACTTCCTAAATTTCAAGTCTCTTTCTTGACCTTATCTGGTAACTACTTGACTGTGAGCAATGGAGGAGGGTGATTTCTAATTTTCTGTTCGTATATTTAGTGATCAGAGATTAACTTCTTTGTTTGAGCCTACTCCTATGCTTTGGGACTGttaccctcttcttcttccttccctcaAAAAATTCCTCTTTTTCAGGAAGCCCATCAGTATGGATCCCAGACTGTATCATGCCGCAGTTGAAGGGGACATATCTCTCCTTCGTGAGGTGATTGCGAAGTGTCCGAGTCGAGTCAAACCAGAGCTGCTACTCCTTCATAACATCACAACCCAAAAGAACAATGTTCTTCACATTGCAGTAAGATCAAGTCACAAGGAATTCATAACACATGTAATTCGCCAGTGTCCATCAATTTTAGCTCAGCCAAACTCCAATGGTGACACCCCAGTTCACATTGCAGCAAAGGAAGGCATCTTAGAAATGATTTACTTTCTGGTTCAATGCTTAAGCAATGTCAATGTGATCAGTGGGAAAGCTACTAAGGAGCtgacgaagatgaagaagatgatcgaTGAGTACGATCTTGATAGGGGAGGCCCACTTCGCGCTGTGCCTCATATCTTAGAAGCGTCTCCTTTGTCTGTTTATTCTGACTTGTCTGGCAGAACGACTTTGCATCGAGCGATATTCGCTAATAGCTTAGGTATGTTCAAAGGCTTTAGGCCTCTAATCCCCTAATCCCCTTTACTTCTTTCATgaattttgtgattttttgttttatctttAATCAAAGGACAACAACTCTTGATAACACTCACTAACATTAATGGATCAACTAGGGGGTTTTCCAAATTTCAAGATGAATAAGAGATTCATCAATGATCGGGCGTCttatgtgattgtgatggtGAATTAATGGTTGGTTTTTAGAATATGTTTGAGGCATAACCGCACTTTCAGTGGAATAAACTTCAGTTCTCTGACTCTTGCATCGGCATTGGGAAGGCATGTTTAGAACCTGTTCAAACCCCGTTTAGAGTTAAACAAGTTTGTAGCCCGGCTAAAGCCTAGTTAAGGCTCATTTATGGCAGCCTGGTTATATTCCGAGATCAACTGACCCGATTATAAATCGTACCATGCCCACCGAAGCTAAACATGTTTAGCTAAATGGGTGTTCACCTTGCAAGGCTTGAAAGTATTCAAGCCCGGGTAGGCCCGACCAACTCACCTCCTTGCCCCTTGCCGCCCCTCCCTTTCCATCTCCCTTACATGCGTGGTCAATCGTGGAGTCGATCTACACTCATCATGATGTAGGTAGAGGAAAGTGATGGGCAAAAATGTCAAAAGAATGCATGTGAGGTGTTGCTCACTGTTTTATCATTATATAGTCTGTTTGTAAGAAGgttacaaccaaacacaccctCTTCcttaaagggtatttttggttgcaagagaaattgAATGGAAGGGAAGTCAAAAGAAACTTTTGCAATTattataaaatttgttttttaagtttgaaagcTTCACTTTCTTTCCCCCTTTAATTCCCTAACATCTTCCTTCTTTAAAAATATTGGTTTTAGCTTTCCATATTTTCCATCCAACTATAGAGCCTTAACAAATTTCTTGGCTTGAATTTTAGATAACGAGGTACGCGTATGGGCAGAAACATTTCCGGAgatgataaagaaaaaagatgtaTATGGTTGGACTCCATTACATTATGCTTCCCACTTTGGTTTCTTCAACTATGTTTGCATTTTGCTGGCTACTGATAAATCTAGTGCTTATGAGCCTGATAAGAGTGGAATGTATGGTCATCTTATTGCTGCTCAGAAAGGCAATGCCTCTGTAATCAAGGAGTACTACGAGCATTGCCCAGATTGTTTTGAATTGCTTGATAGTCAAGGCCGGGCTGCACTTCACATTGCTGCAGAGGCTGAAGAATTTGAGGTTGTTCGGTTTCTTCTAGAGAAAACTCATCATCATATCAATTTGCAGGACAACAGAGGATACACACCTTTGCTTCTAGCATCTAAAAACCAAAATGAAGGTATTTTGGCAAGTCTAAGAAATCACCCTAAACTTCATGGGAACGCTGTACTCGGACGCCAATTGGAGGCTATTCATGTTGCTAATGAGGTACTGATTCATCACTTTGGTAACTACATGTTGCACCCATATAACATATGTATTCTTGACTCTTTAATTCTGTAATAAAaatacctttcttttttttctatgaaaagaTGCAGATGCCTATACAACTGCAATTTGAAGCTAATTGTGAGAAACATGGTGGCACAAAAACTTGCCATATTGGAACTCCAATGGACACAAAGAAAGCGATGCAAAAGGTAGAAACGCATCAAAGCTTGGAGATAATATCTAGAGCAGAAGATGAAACACTAGCATCCCAAAAGCTTGGAACACATCAAAGCTGGGAAATAGTATCTTCGACATCCCAGGAAATCAAAGTCCCAAGGGATTCCAAGAAAGCCATGCAAAAAGTTGAAGCATCTCAAATACTGCAATTACCATCCAAAGAAAATGAGACTGGAGAAGCAAGAAAGGATGATGTATCTCGCCGTCTAAAGGACAAAGCGAGTATCCATTTGTTGGTGGCAACACTTACAGCAACAGTAAGCTTTGCAGCTGGTATCAATGTGCCTGGTGGGTACAAAGGTAAAGGTCCATATCAAGGAATGGCTAACTTAACAAAGAAGGCAGCTTTCCAAGTATTTGTGGTGTCAAACTCTCTAGCTTTCTGTTTCTCAGCTGCCTCCATTGCAATCCACTTCATGATTATTATTGAGCGCCGTGTTATAAACAGGGCAGTTTTACTTTTGTGTGCTCTGTTTCTAACTTTCGTCGGCCTTGTAGGAATGGTAACAGCATTCATTTCAGGCACAATTGCAGTGTTAGCTGCCTCCGTTGCTGTCTGGGTAGCCTCGTCTATAGTTGGTTGCTGCTTTTTCTTGGTTTTATATGTGATCATAGGACCACCTTTCAGAAACGGAAGAGTATCAGTGGATGTTAAGGAAGATGAGAGCCAGTTTTTATACAAACTTACTAGTGCTTTGCTTTCATGGTCAAGAACCAGTGGTACATGAGCATGAACAAATTGGtgattgattttctttttatttttgagcttttcCTTTCTTCATAACTATTTTATGGTTGCGTTTTGTGTATCTAAAGATCAAACTATTTTATCTACAGCCAATGAAATGTATATGTAACAAGATATGCCAGTAACATGCTTAGAGCATATTACCAATAAAATGTATACCTTATTGGGATATTGAGTCAATATTTTTGCGTGGATCCTCACATCGTTGTCATTTGGAATctctatgtagccgaccccattaagttgggataaggttttggatgggATATTGAGTCTACTTTCTTCCTCCCCTTTATACGATGCATATAAGATGCAAGGCTGTTCTGCCAGCTGAGCCGGAGTAGGCAGACATAGGAGAAGCTTCTAAGATCTGAGGCACTGCACATAATGCGCCTCCCCTATCAGGATCATGCAACAAAGGGTACTCATCCAGCAACAACCTCATCTTCGATAGCTCCTCAGTAGCTTCTGCAGTAACAATGACATTGCACACGCATTGAACCAGAAAGCAAAGCATTTCTAAGAGGCCTTCCTTTGCTGCAATTTGAATTCAAGAATAGATGGACAGTAACTAAATGACATGTTTTATGAATTCCTTGCTGTGACCTGATCTTACTGCGATGTGAAAGAACCTTGTTCCTTTGGGTTGTGATTTTGTTGAGTAGCTCTGGTATGGTTTGAATTGGATGCTCAACCACCACCTCACAAAGGAGAGATATGTCACCTTCAACTGCAGCACGATACAGTCTGGGATCCATGCTGATAGGTTTTCTGAAAGAGGAATTTAttgaagagggaaagaaaaagaagaagaggggcaGAAGTTCCCAAAGGATTGGAGGCTCATATAAAGCAGTTTATCTCTGACCATTACTGAgattcaaaaagaaaatcaggagaacaTCCTCCTCCATTACTCACAGCCAAGTACCCTCTACCTCTTTCAATAAAGGTAGAGAGTAGACTTCGAAGTTTGAAGAACAAAATAGTAGGCTCTCTCTTCCTCTAATCCTCTTCACACCATTGAAGCTTATAGTGAAAGAAATTGCTTTCTCTGGCCCCATGAAATTCAGCTTTGCCAACAGTTCATGCATAATATATAAAATGAGATGAAACACAAACCGAAAGCAGCATAACGAAAACTCACAGAAACAGAGATGAAACCATGCAGATTGGTTTGGGTACAGGAAAACACCATCACCAGACACAGCATTAGGAGGGGGATCCAGGCAAGCAGTAGGCCAACCACTTGCCTTGGGATCTGCACCACTGTAATATTATACTTGCAGGAGAATACACCCTGAGTATATTTTGACAATGCAAGCAAAGCAACAATCTCATGAGCTGCTTGCGCTACACAACACATGATCCCCGATGATCCaagaataaaggaaaagaagaaatacatGTTCTCTAGAATTTTCAACTATAGTAACTTTATTTTCTTAGACTATCAATCTATAATGGTACAATATCAAGTAGGTCAGTAATTTCCTTGATGATTCATTAATCAAAAATCAGTAATCAGATTctacattattatttttctcataaACAAACCAATATAATTGTAAGCCAGGGCTAGTCTACTGGCCTAGCATGAAATTAGGTGGGTTTGGGtatgattttggtttaaaaacCTAGTGTATCCAGGGATTCCTCCATTCTGGGGGACATTTCGGGATTCCTGTATTCTTGGGGGACAAACCTTTAAAGTGTATCCAGGGATTCCTCTATTCTGGGGGACATTTCGGCATTCCTGTATTCTTGGGGGACAAACCGATTTCATACTAAAGAATACTTCGAAGAAAACCAGAGACAATAAgattacaaaaaagaaagaaataaatatgtTATACAACAAATAACATCCTGTTTATGTAAGGCTGAAGAACACATCCTGCTTTCAATCCCTCGTTCCAAAGGTCCAGGACTTCCATTGATATGTTTTCCCCCAATGTTCTGCATGGTAAGATTCAAAACCATTACTCAAAATGTAAGTGCTAATATATACAAAAAGCACTGACTACTGTGGCTTACTTACATGTTCATGAATGTAACAACTCAGTAATCATAAGAGCTCAGAGCAGCAATGACAGATCCTGTTGTTGTAAATGCTGACTGCACATCTGGATACTCTTTCCAGGAAGTCTTGATTTTAAGAGATGGGTACAACCAATGCTTTATGGAATCCACAAACGAATTGGGGTCAGAGGTCAGAATAGCTTCCCAATCCACCTGCAAACCTTGTGGGATGCTCTCTGTGACCTCCATGTTAGCAGCAAGGAACAATCCAAGCAGAACCACAAATCCAACAACTGCAGATCCTCTCGACAGAGGCATGAAGTTGTACCTGCAaggttgtttgattttttaattcaCATAAACATCTACCGATTAATGTCTAGAACACAAGCAATCTGTGTTGAGATATTTTTTAACTTACCAGTAATAGGTCATCCTCAGGATTGCATCCCGCAAATTCTCAAGCATATTAAAATCAGTCGAGCCATATGTTTCACCACAATAAGCACTGCATACGGCCTGCAGACACAGAGATCAAAGCAATATTATGGTGTCTATAAAATACCACATGGAGTAATTCCTAACTACTACTTGACAGGTAAAGTTTGTCTCTACAATCTGTTATAATAGGTGTCATCAATGCAGGATCTAAGCTACTAAGAAGAATCCAAAATCTGGTTGTCAATTAGTATGTACAGATCTCTGGGCCTTCAAGGTAAACCAAAATGTGTGCCTAAAAGAAGGGTATGTACTAATTGAGCCAACACTTCACAAACACATGGATGCTTTAAGCCTTGTTCCACCTCTCCAGCTTCTAGGACAATCTGGGAAcctgagagaaaatcccaaatctgCAAGTTATCTGGAGAATTTCCTTAGATATGTAAAGTCACCCTGACTGAAGGCTGGGGTCCTGAAGAACAGATAGCAAGACGAACAATTCCACTAAATGCATGCTTGGCTTAGCTTCTCGGGCTTCTACTTTTCGGCCTCTAGAATAAAGCTTATGAGAGGGTGCTTTCCGGGCTTCTTGAGCTTATGGTGGCAAGGATTCCATAATTAGTAGACAGATTATTGTATCTCCCATTTTAAACCCCATAACGAGTAAAAGCTCGCTTCTAGAAGCTCCAAAGCAAAGCCTGAGAAGCTTAGCCAAATGCTGAAGTCAATCTGCTACACTAAAGGAAGGGTTGATAATGTCAAGCAAATCCTTGCCTGTGCTACTCCCCCGCCATGAGTTCACCAATCTAGGGCATCTATTAAAAGGATATGTTCAGTGCAGACACTGTTAATTAGTGCCATGGGGGATACATCACTTGTAGTCCACGATAGGATAAGTTTCTCTATCCTATAGTGGCTTATTAGTtatagtttggtttggtttttagTTTCCTAGACAAACTACACTTTCATCTCTTGTATTCAGATTAGAACTCATTTCCTTCTCTGAGAAGGAAAGCTACTTTGTATTCCTTAATAATAAATAGAATACAATGGGAGGGGGCAGCTGTA
Protein-coding regions in this window:
- the LOC122067606 gene encoding uncharacterized protein LOC122067606, whose amino-acid sequence is MRPDGHLTNTSMDPRLYRAAVEGDISLLGEVVAEHPELLLHNITTQKNNVLHIAVRSSTHNKEFVKHVIEQCPSILAEPNSNGETPLHIAAKQGILEMLYFLVQCLSNVNVISGKATTELRKMKKMVDEYDLERGGPLRAVPHILEASPLSVYSDLARRTTLHRAIIANSPDSCIWAETFPEMIKEKDEFGWTPLHYASHLGFSHSVRSLLVTDKSCAYEPDNSGMYGHLIATHKGHVAVIREFYEHCPDCFELLESRGRAALHIAAEIGKYEVVMFLLEKTHHQINMQDNSGYTPLLLAYENQNEHILTRLRNHPKVNGSDKLGHQLEALHVANEGKAQILQLPSKENEAGEARKDDVSRRLKDKANIHLLVATLIATVSFAAGINMPGGYKGDGPYQGMASLTNKAAFQVFVVSNSLAFCFSAASVAIHFMIIIERRVINRAVLLLCALFLTSVGLIGMVTAFISAMIAVLAASVTLWVASSIVGCCLFLVFYLIIGPPFRNRTASVDVNKLQQAGNGKEKDPFVLLNINEVHVKEDVSSSFCRPFLFELIGALISQTPTFANTKFRKRQLWGTNSNGETPLHIAAKEGLLRMLYFMVICLCNVNVGAKATEELLKMKLLVDEDPFSYDVERGPEAEFHYFQTKFKGPIRTVPHILQASPLSVYSGSAARTTLHQAIIANNGLDICVWAETFPEMIKKKDAFGWTPLHYASYFGFSHSVRILLGIDKSCAYEPNKSGMYGHLIAAHEGHDSVIREFYEHCPDCFELLDSQGRAALHISAESGESNEVVYFLLQKTHHHINLQDDRGYTPFLLASKSQNQSILESLRNHPKIHGIGSGIFERQVEAFLVANEDETATSLEIKVPQNSKKAKQKVGASQIWQLQSKGNEAGEARKDDISRRLKDKASIHLLVATLIATVSFAAGINMPGGYKGDGPYQGMANLTKKPVFQVFVVSNSLAFCFSAASIAIHFMIIIERRVINRAVLLLCALFLTFVGLVGMVTAFISGMIAVLAASVAVWVTFSIIGCCFFLVLYVIIGPPFRNRRVSVDVNKLQRAGDGQEKDPSVSENINELHDKEDESQFLYKLTHVLLRGDQRLTSLFEPTPMLWDCYPLLLPSLKKFLFFRKPISMDPRLYHAAVEGDISLLREVIAKCPSRVKPELLLLHNITTQKNNVLHIAVRSSHKEFITHVIRQCPSILAQPNSNGDTPVHIAAKEGILEMIYFLVQCLSNVNVISGKATKELTKMKKMIDEYDLDRGGPLRAVPHILEASPLSVYSDLSGRTTLHRAIFANSLDNEVRVWAETFPEMIKKKDVYGWTPLHYASHFGFFNYVCILLATDKSSAYEPDKSGMYGHLIAAQKGNASVIKEYYEHCPDCFELLDSQGRAALHIAAEAEEFEVVRFLLEKTHHHINLQDNRGYTPLLLASKNQNEGILASLRNHPKLHGNAVLGRQLEAIHVANEMQMPIQLQFEANCEKHGGTKTCHIGTPMDTKKAMQKVETHQSLEIISRAEDETLASQKLGTHQSWEIVSSTSQEIKVPRDSKKAMQKVEASQILQLPSKENETGEARKDDVSRRLKDKASIHLLVATLTATVSFAAGINVPGGYKGKGPYQGMANLTKKAAFQVFVVSNSLAFCFSAASIAIHFMIIIERRVINRAVLLLCALFLTFVGLVGMVTAFISGTIAVLAASVAVWVASSIVGCCFFLVLYVIIGPPFRNGRVSVDVKEDESQFLYKLTSALLSWSRTSGT
- the LOC122067603 gene encoding protein ACCELERATED CELL DEATH 6-like; its protein translation is MDPRLYRAAVEGDISLLHEVVVEQPIEHIPELLLQNITAQKNNVLHIAVRSSHWKFVSHVIGQCPSILAQTNSNGETPLHIAAKEGLLRMLYFMVICLCNVNVGAKATEELLKMKLLVDEDPFSYDVERGPEAEFHYFQTKFKGPIRTVPHILQASPLSVYSGSAARTTLHQAIIANNGLDICVWAETFPEMIKKKDAFGWTPLHYASYFGFSHSVRILLGIDKSCAYEPNKSGMYGHLIAAHEGHDSVIREFYEHCPDCFELLDSQGRAALHISAESGESNEVVYFLLQKTHHHINLQDDRGYTPFLLASKSQNQSILESLRNHPKIHGIGSGIFERQVEAFLVANEDETATSLEIKVPQNSKKAKQKVGASQIWQLQSKGNEAGEARKDDISRRLKDKASIHLLVATLIATVSFAAGINMPGGYKGDGPYQGMANLTKKPVFQVFVVSNSLAFCFSAASIAIHFMIIIERRVINRAVLLLCALFLTFVGLVGMVTAFISGMIAVLAASVAVWVTFSIIGCCFFLVLYVIIGPPFRNRRVSVDVNKLQRAGDGQEKDPSVSENINELHDKEDESQFLYKLTHVLLRGSK